From a region of the Odoribacter splanchnicus DSM 20712 genome:
- a CDS encoding glycine betaine ABC transporter substrate-binding protein yields the protein MKRDLLLLPLLAFFLLTTACKDRKNTIRIATKPMTEQFILGEMLKLLIEQDTGLAVEITKGIGGGTSNIHPAMLKGEFDIYPEYTGTGWLVVLKKDSLLPPDTLYETLKKEYEQKFHLKWLSPYGFDNTYSLAVGEPLAKKYDLTRFSDLARYPDQFIFGAEYDFFEIHEGYEALCQYYDLKFKKTRDMDIGLKYEAIKSGKVDVMNIFTTDGQLNGANLTVLKDDKNFFPSYYCTTVIREETLKAHPELEQTLEKMKGILTNAEMAELNYEVDIAGRPEQTVAADFLKKKGLLR from the coding sequence ATGAAAAGAGATTTACTGCTACTCCCCCTGCTCGCCTTTTTTCTCCTGACAACAGCTTGCAAAGACAGGAAAAATACGATCCGTATCGCCACCAAACCGATGACCGAACAGTTCATTCTGGGAGAAATGCTAAAACTATTGATCGAACAAGATACCGGTCTCGCGGTAGAAATCACCAAAGGGATAGGAGGCGGTACCAGCAATATCCATCCGGCTATGTTAAAAGGTGAATTCGATATCTACCCCGAATATACCGGGACGGGTTGGCTCGTGGTATTGAAAAAAGACAGTTTACTACCTCCGGACACCCTATACGAGACTTTGAAAAAAGAATACGAACAAAAATTCCATTTAAAATGGCTGAGTCCGTATGGATTCGACAACACCTACAGTCTGGCGGTCGGCGAACCTTTGGCTAAGAAATACGACCTGACCCGGTTCTCCGACTTAGCGCGCTATCCCGACCAATTTATTTTCGGAGCGGAATACGATTTTTTCGAAATTCACGAAGGCTACGAAGCCCTCTGTCAGTATTACGACCTGAAATTCAAAAAGACCCGCGATATGGATATCGGATTAAAATACGAAGCCATTAAATCGGGGAAAGTCGACGTAATGAATATCTTTACCACAGACGGGCAACTGAATGGAGCCAACCTCACTGTATTGAAAGACGATAAAAACTTTTTTCCTTCCTACTATTGTACCACCGTCATCCGTGAAGAGACTTTAAAGGCACATCCCGAATTAGAACAAACGCTGGAAAAAATGAAAGGAATATTGACGAACGCCGAAATGGCCGAACTGAACTACGAGGTCGATATTGCCGGCCGACCGGAACAAACCGTCGCTGCCGATTTTCTGAAAAAGAAAGGATTATTGAGATAG
- a CDS encoding ABC transporter permease produces MILELFQLYADRWQFFLKLTLQHLEISLIAIVAALCIGLSLGILISSYRRSSSLVLGLTNFMYTIPSIALFGFLIPFSGIGDTTAIFVLTVYALLPMVRNTYTGITGIDREIIEAARGMGSTPFQILYKIQIPLAFPVILSGLRNMVVMTIALAGIAAFIGAGGLGVAIYRGITTNNGVLTVAGSLLIAVLALLTDWGIGCYETHIKKKRKLI; encoded by the coding sequence ATGATTCTGGAACTATTTCAACTTTACGCCGATCGGTGGCAATTCTTTTTAAAGCTCACCCTGCAACATCTGGAAATCTCATTGATAGCCATCGTCGCTGCCTTGTGTATCGGCTTGAGCCTGGGAATTCTGATCAGCAGTTACCGTCGTTCGAGTAGCCTGGTTTTGGGACTGACAAACTTCATGTACACCATCCCTTCCATCGCATTATTCGGTTTTCTGATTCCCTTCTCAGGCATCGGAGACACGACAGCCATTTTTGTCCTGACCGTCTATGCTTTACTCCCGATGGTCCGCAACACCTATACCGGTATCACCGGCATCGACCGGGAGATCATCGAAGCCGCCCGCGGGATGGGAAGTACCCCGTTTCAGATTCTTTATAAAATCCAGATTCCGCTTGCCTTTCCGGTGATCCTCTCCGGTCTTCGGAATATGGTGGTGATGACTATCGCACTTGCCGGCATTGCTGCTTTTATCGGAGCGGGAGGATTAGGCGTCGCCATCTACCGGGGCATCACGACCAACAATGGGGTGCTCACCGTGGCCGGCAGCCTTCTGATCGCCGTTTTAGCCCTACTCACCGATTGGGGTATAGGCTGTTACGAAACCCACATCAAAAAGAAACGCAAACTGATATGA